Proteins encoded together in one Oryzias latipes chromosome 11, ASM223467v1 window:
- the LOC101159447 gene encoding bromodomain-containing protein 4 isoform X1, whose product MPPPPPPPPPPPPLHQHRHPLLTSFIHLSPLLRGPLPPPGEKELVPRLPDSPGGGVSAAVLQRGQLPGQEQQRVLHRPPGCVHIIVPQTKENGYTLDRSSCLFPSSIPEVVYHYCPKHLPNTGAEQMILLHRSHLGRCR is encoded by the exons ATgccgccgccgccaccgccgccgccgccgccgccgccgctgcatCAGCACCGGCATCCTCTCCTCACATCCTTCATCCACCTTTCACCTCTGCTGCGTGGACCCCTCCCTCCCCCTGGAGAAAAAGAG CTGGTACCACGGTTACCTGACTCGCCAGGAGGCGGAGTTTCTGCTGCAGTCCTGCAAAGAGGCCAGCTTCCTGGTCAGGAGCAGCAGCGCGTTCTCCATCGCCCTCCA GGTTGTGTTCACATCATTGTTCCGCAGACAAAGGAGAACGGCTACACCCTGGACCGGAGCAGCTGCCTGTTCCCCAGCAGCATCCCAGAGGTGGTGTACCATTACTGCCCCAAGCATTTGCCCAACACTGGGGCAGAACAGATGATCCTGCTGCACCGCTCTCACTTAGGGCGCTGCAGATGA
- the LOC101159682 gene encoding protein S100-A1-like isoform X1, with protein MPLIWSTVDLSVSVCAQSLHQPSSRPSKMPETIMSKEPTSNLESAMQMLIKTFHKYSGKEGDKYTLSRGELKELLVEELGSYLGNSKDNEAVEKVMNDLDANNDGEVDFTEFIILMGALTVACNDFFLEYKTEDKPKDDSAAKTD; from the exons ATGCCTCTCATATGGAGCACCGTTGACttatctgtgtctgtgtgtgcacagTCTCTCCACCAGCCCAGCTCCAGACCCTCCAAGATGCCGGAAACAAT CATGTCCAAGGAGCCCACCTCCAACCTGGAGAGCGCCATGCAGATGCTCATCAAGACCTTCCACAAGTACTCTGGGAAGGAGGGCGACAAGTACACCCTCAGCCGAGgagagctgaaggagctgctggtGGAGGAGCTGGGGAGTTACCTGGGG AACTCCAAGGACAACGAGGCGGTGGAGAAGGTGATGAACGACCTGGACGCCAACAACGACGGCGAGGTGGACTTCACCGAGTTCATCATCCTGATGGGAGCCCTGACGGTCGCCTGCAACGACTTCTTCCTGGAGTACAAAACGGAGGACAAGCCCAAAGACGACTCGGCGGCCAAGACAGACTGA
- the LOC101159682 gene encoding protein S100-A1-like isoform X3, with protein sequence MSKEPTSNLESAMQMLIKTFHKYSGKEGDKYTLSRGELKELLVEELGSYLGNSKDNEAVEKVMNDLDANNDGEVDFTEFIILMGALTVACNDFFLEYKTEDKPKDDSAAKTD encoded by the exons ATGTCCAAGGAGCCCACCTCCAACCTGGAGAGCGCCATGCAGATGCTCATCAAGACCTTCCACAAGTACTCTGGGAAGGAGGGCGACAAGTACACCCTCAGCCGAGgagagctgaaggagctgctggtGGAGGAGCTGGGGAGTTACCTGGGG AACTCCAAGGACAACGAGGCGGTGGAGAAGGTGATGAACGACCTGGACGCCAACAACGACGGCGAGGTGGACTTCACCGAGTTCATCATCCTGATGGGAGCCCTGACGGTCGCCTGCAACGACTTCTTCCTGGAGTACAAAACGGAGGACAAGCCCAAAGACGACTCGGCGGCCAAGACAGACTGA
- the LOC101159447 gene encoding bromodomain-containing protein 4 isoform X2 encodes MPPPPPPPPPPPPLHQHRHPLLTSFIHLSPLLRGPLPPPGEKELVPRLPDSPGGGVSAAVLQRGQLPGQEQQRVLHRPPTKENGYTLDRSSCLFPSSIPEVVYHYCPKHLPNTGAEQMILLHRSHLGRCR; translated from the exons ATgccgccgccgccaccgccgccgccgccgccgccgccgctgcatCAGCACCGGCATCCTCTCCTCACATCCTTCATCCACCTTTCACCTCTGCTGCGTGGACCCCTCCCTCCCCCTGGAGAAAAAGAG CTGGTACCACGGTTACCTGACTCGCCAGGAGGCGGAGTTTCTGCTGCAGTCCTGCAAAGAGGCCAGCTTCCTGGTCAGGAGCAGCAGCGCGTTCTCCATCGCCCTCCA ACAAAGGAGAACGGCTACACCCTGGACCGGAGCAGCTGCCTGTTCCCCAGCAGCATCCCAGAGGTGGTGTACCATTACTGCCCCAAGCATTTGCCCAACACTGGGGCAGAACAGATGATCCTGCTGCACCGCTCTCACTTAGGGCGCTGCAGATGA
- the LOC101159682 gene encoding protein S100-A1-like isoform X2, with translation MPETIMSKEPTSNLESAMQMLIKTFHKYSGKEGDKYTLSRGELKELLVEELGSYLGNSKDNEAVEKVMNDLDANNDGEVDFTEFIILMGALTVACNDFFLEYKTEDKPKDDSAAKTD, from the exons ATGCCGGAAACAAT CATGTCCAAGGAGCCCACCTCCAACCTGGAGAGCGCCATGCAGATGCTCATCAAGACCTTCCACAAGTACTCTGGGAAGGAGGGCGACAAGTACACCCTCAGCCGAGgagagctgaaggagctgctggtGGAGGAGCTGGGGAGTTACCTGGGG AACTCCAAGGACAACGAGGCGGTGGAGAAGGTGATGAACGACCTGGACGCCAACAACGACGGCGAGGTGGACTTCACCGAGTTCATCATCCTGATGGGAGCCCTGACGGTCGCCTGCAACGACTTCTTCCTGGAGTACAAAACGGAGGACAAGCCCAAAGACGACTCGGCGGCCAAGACAGACTGA